One Manihot esculenta cultivar AM560-2 chromosome 18, M.esculenta_v8, whole genome shotgun sequence genomic window carries:
- the LOC110606878 gene encoding axoneme-associated protein mst101(2) isoform X1: MLFHTGHHSAPFAAVAPVLLHQSYLTGQQLEMDDIEVLKPCKRAGLVVRTVSPYFQKAPKEKEAANSSMTNSKDVKDLLSKKTKKSCQSAGLTVNVFPYFQNVPKEEKECADSSLTDGKGGQKKLSKKTKKASERTGIAVRNVSPYFQNVPKEEKECVDSSLTDGKGGQKRLSKKSRKASERTGVAVRNVSPYFQDVPKEEKESADGSLTNGNGEQMKLSKKSKKVSKRTGVAVGNVSPYCQKVAKEEGAVDSSLTDNNCVQKKKSKKIKKSCKGASIAVRNVSPYFQKVPKEEGAADSSLVDNNCEQKKSSKKRKRLYEEATIEVQNVSPYFQKVPKEEGAADGSLTDNNFAQQKSSKKRKKSCEGGSIEDQNVSPYFENVAKEEGAADSSLTDNNCGQKKFSKKSKKLCEGASIAVQNVSPYFQKVPKEGAADSCFTGNNCGQKNSSKKSEDSCEGASLAVPNVSPYFQKIPKEEEAAHNSLIDSNSGQKKLSKKSRRVSERAGLAVRIVSPYFCKVAKEENAACSGLTDDNSKQEGSSKKMKKPCDGAVLAVQNVSSYSQNVPKKEAAEDSSFNDAKCGQEKSSKKGNRSRRTSIVLSSAQKRSEAYRRKTQNDTWQPPRSEFGLLQEDHAHDPWRVLVICMLLNCTTGMQVRRVITDFFTLCPDAKAATEVKAQEIENMIESLGLHKKRAVMIQRLSQEYLGDDWTHVTQLHGVGKYAADAYAIFCTGKWDQVHPNDHMLNYYWDFLHRINNASS, translated from the exons ATGCTCTTCCATACTGGTCACCACTCTGCTCCCTTTGCTGCTGTGGCTCCTGTGCTGCTGCACCAGTCTTACCTCACAG GGCAGCAATTGGAGATGGATGATATAGAGGTTCTTAAGCCGTGCAAAAGAGCTGGTCTTGTTGTTCGAACTGTCTCCCCCTACTTCCAGAAGGCACCCAAGGAAAAAGAAGCTGCAAATAGCAGCATGACTAACAGCAAAGACGTTAAGGATTTGTTGTCAAAGAAGACCAAAAAATCATGTCAAAGCGCTGGTCTTACTGTAAATGTCTTCCCCTACTTCCAGAATGTgcccaaggaagaaaaggaatGTGCTGATAGTAGCTTGACTGATGGCAAGGGTGGGCAGAAGAAATTGTCAAAGAAGACCAAAAAGGCATCTGAAAGGACTGGTATTGCAGTTCGAAATGTCTCCCCCTACTTCCAGAATGTgcccaaggaagaaaaggaatGTGTTGATAGTAGCTTGACTGATGGCAAGGGTGGGCAGAAGAGATTGTCAAAGAAGAGCAGAAAGGCATCTGAAAGAACTGGTGTCGCAGTTCGAAATGTCTCCCCTTACTTCCAGGATGTgcccaaggaagaaaaggaatCTGCTGATGGTAGCTTGACTAATGGCAACGGTGAGCAGATGAAATTGTCAAAGAAGAGCAAAAAGGTATCCAAAAGGACTGGTGTTGCAGTTGGAAATGTCTCCCCCTACTGCCAAAAGGTAGCCAAGGAAGAAGGAGCTGTGGATAGCAGCTTGACGGACAACAATTGTGTTCAGAAGAAGAAATCAAAGAAGAtaaaaaaatcatgcaaaggagctAGTATTGCAGTCCGAAATGTCTCTCCCTACTTCCAAAAGGTACCCAAGGAAGAAGGAGCTGCAGATAGCAGCTTGGTTGACAACAATTGTGAGCAGAAGAAGTCAtcaaagaagaggaaaagattgTATGAAGAAGCTACTATTGAGGTTCAAAATGTCTCCCCCTACTTCCAAAAGGTACCCAAGGAAGAAGGAGCTGCAGATGGAAGCTTGACTGACAACAATTTTGCGCAGCAGAAGTCATCGAAGAAGAGGAAAAAATCATGTGAAGGAGGTAGTATTGAAGATCAAAATGTCTCCCCCTACTTTGAAAATGTAGCCAAGGAAGAAGGAGCAGCAGACAGCAGCTTGACTGACAACAATTGTGGGCAGAAGAAGTTCTCAAAAAAGAGCAAAAAATTGTGTGAAGGAGCTAGTATTGCTGTTCAAAATGTCTCCCCCTATTTCCAAAAGGTACCCAAGGAAGGAGCTGCAGATAGCTGCTTTACCGGCAACAATTGTGGCCAGAAGAACTCATCAAAGAAGAGTGAAGATTCATGTGAAGGAGCAAGTCTTGCAGTTCCAAATGTCTCCCCTTACTTCCAGAAGATACCTAAGGAAGAAGAAGCTGCACATAACAGCTTGATTGATAGCAATAGTGGGCAGAAGAAATTATCAAAGAAGAGCAGAAGGGTATCTGAAAGGGCTGGTCTTGCAGTTCGAATTGTGTCGCCTTACTTTTGCAAGGTAGCCAAGGAAGAAAATGCTGCATGTAGCGGCTTGACTGATGACAATAGTAAGCAAGAAGGATCCTCAAAGAAGATGAAAAAGCCATGTGACGGAGCTGTTCTTGCAGTTCAAAATGTCTCCTCTTACTCCCAGAATGTACCAAAGAAAGAAGCCGCTGAAGATAGCAGCTTCAATGATGCCAAATGTGGGcaggaaaaatcatcaaaaaaggGAAATAGATCAAGGAGGACTAGTATTGTTCTCTCTAGTGCCCAAAAGCGAAGTGAGGCATATCGAAGAAAAACTCAAAATGACACATGGCAGCCACCACGATCTGAATTTGGACTTCTACAAGAAGATCATGCTCATGATCCTTGGAGAGTGCTGGTGATATGTATGCTGCTTAATTGCACAACTGGCATGCAG GTACGAAGAGTTATAACAGATTTCTTCACTCTGTGTCCTGATGCGAAGGCTGCCACTGAAGTAAAAGCACAGGAGATTGAAAATATGATAGAATCTCTAGGTTTGCACAAGAAGAGGGCGGTGATGATACAACGCTTATCGCAGGAGTATTTAGGGGATGATTGGACCCATGTGACTCAGCTGCATGGTGTAGGAAA GTATGCTGCTGATGCTTATGCAATATTCTGTACAGGGAAGTGGGATCAGGTGCATCCAAATGATCACATGCTAAATTACTATTGGGACTTTCTTCACAGGATCAATAATGCTTCATCGTAA
- the LOC110606878 gene encoding axoneme-associated protein mst101(2) isoform X2, which translates to MDDIEVLKPCKRAGLVVRTVSPYFQKAPKEKEAANSSMTNSKDVKDLLSKKTKKSCQSAGLTVNVFPYFQNVPKEEKECADSSLTDGKGGQKKLSKKTKKASERTGIAVRNVSPYFQNVPKEEKECVDSSLTDGKGGQKRLSKKSRKASERTGVAVRNVSPYFQDVPKEEKESADGSLTNGNGEQMKLSKKSKKVSKRTGVAVGNVSPYCQKVAKEEGAVDSSLTDNNCVQKKKSKKIKKSCKGASIAVRNVSPYFQKVPKEEGAADSSLVDNNCEQKKSSKKRKRLYEEATIEVQNVSPYFQKVPKEEGAADGSLTDNNFAQQKSSKKRKKSCEGGSIEDQNVSPYFENVAKEEGAADSSLTDNNCGQKKFSKKSKKLCEGASIAVQNVSPYFQKVPKEGAADSCFTGNNCGQKNSSKKSEDSCEGASLAVPNVSPYFQKIPKEEEAAHNSLIDSNSGQKKLSKKSRRVSERAGLAVRIVSPYFCKVAKEENAACSGLTDDNSKQEGSSKKMKKPCDGAVLAVQNVSSYSQNVPKKEAAEDSSFNDAKCGQEKSSKKGNRSRRTSIVLSSAQKRSEAYRRKTQNDTWQPPRSEFGLLQEDHAHDPWRVLVICMLLNCTTGMQVRRVITDFFTLCPDAKAATEVKAQEIENMIESLGLHKKRAVMIQRLSQEYLGDDWTHVTQLHGVGKYAADAYAIFCTGKWDQVHPNDHMLNYYWDFLHRINNASS; encoded by the exons ATGGATGATATAGAGGTTCTTAAGCCGTGCAAAAGAGCTGGTCTTGTTGTTCGAACTGTCTCCCCCTACTTCCAGAAGGCACCCAAGGAAAAAGAAGCTGCAAATAGCAGCATGACTAACAGCAAAGACGTTAAGGATTTGTTGTCAAAGAAGACCAAAAAATCATGTCAAAGCGCTGGTCTTACTGTAAATGTCTTCCCCTACTTCCAGAATGTgcccaaggaagaaaaggaatGTGCTGATAGTAGCTTGACTGATGGCAAGGGTGGGCAGAAGAAATTGTCAAAGAAGACCAAAAAGGCATCTGAAAGGACTGGTATTGCAGTTCGAAATGTCTCCCCCTACTTCCAGAATGTgcccaaggaagaaaaggaatGTGTTGATAGTAGCTTGACTGATGGCAAGGGTGGGCAGAAGAGATTGTCAAAGAAGAGCAGAAAGGCATCTGAAAGAACTGGTGTCGCAGTTCGAAATGTCTCCCCTTACTTCCAGGATGTgcccaaggaagaaaaggaatCTGCTGATGGTAGCTTGACTAATGGCAACGGTGAGCAGATGAAATTGTCAAAGAAGAGCAAAAAGGTATCCAAAAGGACTGGTGTTGCAGTTGGAAATGTCTCCCCCTACTGCCAAAAGGTAGCCAAGGAAGAAGGAGCTGTGGATAGCAGCTTGACGGACAACAATTGTGTTCAGAAGAAGAAATCAAAGAAGAtaaaaaaatcatgcaaaggagctAGTATTGCAGTCCGAAATGTCTCTCCCTACTTCCAAAAGGTACCCAAGGAAGAAGGAGCTGCAGATAGCAGCTTGGTTGACAACAATTGTGAGCAGAAGAAGTCAtcaaagaagaggaaaagattgTATGAAGAAGCTACTATTGAGGTTCAAAATGTCTCCCCCTACTTCCAAAAGGTACCCAAGGAAGAAGGAGCTGCAGATGGAAGCTTGACTGACAACAATTTTGCGCAGCAGAAGTCATCGAAGAAGAGGAAAAAATCATGTGAAGGAGGTAGTATTGAAGATCAAAATGTCTCCCCCTACTTTGAAAATGTAGCCAAGGAAGAAGGAGCAGCAGACAGCAGCTTGACTGACAACAATTGTGGGCAGAAGAAGTTCTCAAAAAAGAGCAAAAAATTGTGTGAAGGAGCTAGTATTGCTGTTCAAAATGTCTCCCCCTATTTCCAAAAGGTACCCAAGGAAGGAGCTGCAGATAGCTGCTTTACCGGCAACAATTGTGGCCAGAAGAACTCATCAAAGAAGAGTGAAGATTCATGTGAAGGAGCAAGTCTTGCAGTTCCAAATGTCTCCCCTTACTTCCAGAAGATACCTAAGGAAGAAGAAGCTGCACATAACAGCTTGATTGATAGCAATAGTGGGCAGAAGAAATTATCAAAGAAGAGCAGAAGGGTATCTGAAAGGGCTGGTCTTGCAGTTCGAATTGTGTCGCCTTACTTTTGCAAGGTAGCCAAGGAAGAAAATGCTGCATGTAGCGGCTTGACTGATGACAATAGTAAGCAAGAAGGATCCTCAAAGAAGATGAAAAAGCCATGTGACGGAGCTGTTCTTGCAGTTCAAAATGTCTCCTCTTACTCCCAGAATGTACCAAAGAAAGAAGCCGCTGAAGATAGCAGCTTCAATGATGCCAAATGTGGGcaggaaaaatcatcaaaaaaggGAAATAGATCAAGGAGGACTAGTATTGTTCTCTCTAGTGCCCAAAAGCGAAGTGAGGCATATCGAAGAAAAACTCAAAATGACACATGGCAGCCACCACGATCTGAATTTGGACTTCTACAAGAAGATCATGCTCATGATCCTTGGAGAGTGCTGGTGATATGTATGCTGCTTAATTGCACAACTGGCATGCAG GTACGAAGAGTTATAACAGATTTCTTCACTCTGTGTCCTGATGCGAAGGCTGCCACTGAAGTAAAAGCACAGGAGATTGAAAATATGATAGAATCTCTAGGTTTGCACAAGAAGAGGGCGGTGATGATACAACGCTTATCGCAGGAGTATTTAGGGGATGATTGGACCCATGTGACTCAGCTGCATGGTGTAGGAAA GTATGCTGCTGATGCTTATGCAATATTCTGTACAGGGAAGTGGGATCAGGTGCATCCAAATGATCACATGCTAAATTACTATTGGGACTTTCTTCACAGGATCAATAATGCTTCATCGTAA